In a single window of the Diospyros lotus cultivar Yz01 chromosome 10, ASM1463336v1, whole genome shotgun sequence genome:
- the LOC127810909 gene encoding protein FAR1-RELATED SEQUENCE 5-like produces the protein METTIEDKFVPDESLVGLESGLLDVARNLEPYEGMLFESDEAAKTFYDAYARGIGFFTRIVSSRKSECDGSIISRRLACNKEGYNLSSQKTGRVRIRKRESKREGCMAMILVKREKPGKWVVTKFVKEHNHPLVVSSGKDRPSPDDKDRRIRELSSKLYQTNQRLAACREQLRTIMEHIEEHAQYLSRTVEGIVSSVKEVESEDQELSHPS, from the exons ATGGAGACAACTATTGAGGATAAATTTGTACCAGATGAAAGTTTAGTGGGACTAGAATCGGGTTTACTTGATGTTGCTAGAAATCTAGAACCATATGAGGGTATGTTATTTGAATCAGATGAAGCTGCCAAAACATTCTATGATGCGTATGCCAGGGGGATTGGATTTTTTACACGAATCGTATCATCACGTAAGTCTGAGTGTGATGGATCAATTATTTCTCGGCGACTGGCATGTAATAAGGAAGGATATAACCTCAGCAGCCAAAAGACTGGGCGTGTCCGAATTCGCAAgcgagagagcaagagagaaggCTGCATGGCAATGATTCTTGTGAAGAGGGAGAAGCCTGGGAAATGGGTTGTGACAAAATTTGTTAAGGAACATAATCATCCACTAGTAGTTTCCTCAGGAAAAGACCGTCCAAGTCCA GATGACAAAGACCGGAGAATTAGAGAGCTGTCGTCCAAGCTGTACCAGACAAATCAGCGGTTGGCAGCTTGTCGAGAACAGCTTCGAACCATTATGGAACATATCGAGGAACATGCGCAGTATCTATCAAGAACCGTCGAGGGCATAGTGAGCAGCGTGAAAGAAGTGGAATCCGAAGATCAAGAACTTTCACACCCTTCCTAG